DNA from Deltaproteobacteria bacterium:
GCCGCGCACCACCGTATACCTCGCTTTCGGGCACGACGAGGAGCTCGGCGGCGAGCGCGGCGCACAAGAGATTGTGAACCTGTTGCAGTCGCGGGCCGTGGCGGCGGAGTACGTGCTTGATGAAGGCGGCGCGCTGCTGCGTGGTCTGCTGCCGGGACTGGCCATGCCGGTGGGCGCGATCGGGATCGCCGAGAAGGGTAGCGTCAGCATCGAGCTGAGCGCGCGCACCGAGGGCGGGCATTCGTCGGCGCCGCCGCCGCGCACTGCCGTCGGCCTGGTAAGCTCCGCCGTGCACGAGGTCGAGCGCCACCCGCTGCCGGCCGAATTGCGCGGCGCCACGCGCCAGTTGATTGAGCACATCGGCCCCGAGCTGCCGCTGTTGTACCGTGTGGTCTGTGCCAATTTGTGGCTCTTCGGCGGGGTGCTTGAACGGCTGCTGGCCAACACCCCGGCAACCAACGCCACCTTGCGCACCACCACCGCGGCCACGATCATCGCCGGCGGGGTCAAGGAGAACGTCTTGCCGGCCTCGGCGCGGGCGGTGATCAACTTCCGCATTCTGCCCGGCGACAGCGTTGCGGGCGTGCTCGAACACGTGCGCCGCGCGGTTGGTAATCCGCAGGTGAGCGTGCAAGCCCTGAGCGCCGGCCGAGAAGCCTCAGCTGAGTCACCCACCGACACCGCAGCCTTCGGCGTTTTGCGGCGCACCATCCGCGAGGTCTATCCCGAGGCGCTAGTCGCACCGTACCTGACGCTTGGCGCCACCGACGCGCGCCGTTACGTCGCGCTGACGCAGAACATCTATCGTTTCACGCCCATAGTCGGTGAGCCGAGCGACCTCGCCCGTATCCACGGTACCAACGAGCGCATTGCGCTGGAACACTACGAAGGCGCGGTGCAATTCTTCGCGCGATTGATCCAAAACTCGGGGTGAGGGCGCAAGGAGTCGTTAGCCGCTAAGGGTCAGATGAGTACAATTCGCCGCGTATGCAGCAGTTGGCGGGTATTCGCGGGTGCCGTGGTCGGTGTGCTGCTGGCGCCGCCTGCGGCGCGGGCAACTGACTACTGCGTCAGCTCGGCGGGCCGTGACGCGAACTCGGGCGAGCTGGCGGAGCGACCCATGTATTATCACGGCCCCAAGCACCCCAACGCGCTGCTGGTCGTGCGCTGAGGGGCGAGCGGCGCGGAACCTTCGGGCGTTCTTCCGCGATGGCCTTGCCGTGATGCCGGCGAAATGTGTTAAGGGATGTCAGCCAAGGCAATTGCCGTGGACCCAGGTCAGCTCACCAGGCTTGCACTCGAAGTGGCAGCCGCTCACGGCGCGATTCGGCGGTGGGTGGTAGTGATAGGCGTTGCGCTCGCCGCCTGTCGCGTGCCCGCCGACTCGGCCCAGGGCGTAGCAGAGCGTTTTGCCGACGCGCACTACGTTGAAATCAATCTGTCAGCGGCGAAGTCGCTCTGTGTAGGACCCGCCCTCGCCAAGGTCGAAGAGGAACTGCGGCTTACCGCCGGCCAGGCCATCGACGAGAATACCCGCAAACCGCGGGTGCATTACAAGCTGTTAGAGAAGCGGGAAGAGGGTGCCGGGCGCGCCAGCTTCCTCTTCGAAGGCAGTATCCGCGTCGAAGCCGCGGGCACGTTCACCCGCAAGTGGATCATCGCCACGCGCAAGGAGGGAGCGGGCTGGCGCGTTTCGAACTACGAGGAGTTCGAGTGAGGGTGGGCCGCCCGGCCTTCAGACATCGCGGACCGTAATCCCGCGGGCATGCAGCCTGTCGCGCAGCATCAACCGAAAAGCCGCATACGATTGGCCGGCAGCTTCCCACCACTCGTCCTCCGGATCGCGGACCAGCACCACGCTGAAGGGTGCGATGAGCCGCGGCGTGTAGATACGGAAGGCAATTTCGCCGGCAGCCTGGAATACCTGCCGAGGCTGTGTGATGAGATCGAGTGCCAGGGTGACGGGCGAGTCGCCGGCAGCCGGTTCATCGACCAGCGTCAGGAAGGGCAGGGCCACCTCCCACCAGCTGCCGCTGCCGGTCTGCGCGGGAATCCCGTCGGCGTAAGCGCAGATCTTGTCGGCGACTTCCGCCGCAGTGAGGAACGGCCCTTGGGGCGGTTGGCGCCGGTGCGGCGCGGCCAGCGAAACCGCGTAGTACAAGAGCGCCGGAGGCGGGGTTGTCAGTGTAAGCCCGGAAAACAATCTTGGAAGCGTCTCGGCTAGGGCCGGCTGATCGTCATGGGCGAATGCCGTGGTAGCAGCGAGGAACAGCGAGCTGGTACGGAGTTCGTCGATCGCATCGTGCCAGTGGCGCGTGAGTTCGTGGAGTTCGACCGCGGCGGCGCGTATCTCGTTCGGGCCGAGATCATTCGCGTGCAGATGACGGCGCAGGAGCTGCCCGAGCGCGCCCATGCGCGGCAGCAGCGCGGACTCGGCGCGCCCCTGCAACTGTGCGAACAGAAGCGCCGATTCATACAAGCGCGCCAGGTCGCGCATCGCCGTCTCCAAGCCGATCAGCTCCGCTGCTGTGTTCATCGCCTGCATTCTGGCTGGCGCCGGCTTGCCTCGCAATGTGCCGCGGCTGTCCGAGACTAGCGCGCGAGCCGAAGGCGGCCCGCCTGTACGGGGACAAGCACAAGCCCAGGAATTCGCTTGTTGGGCCGGGCCACGGTTGTGCAAGCACCCGGCTAGCGCCGGTGCCCAAAGATGGCTACACACTGGCGGCATGACAGCTCCGCTAGCATCGTTCATCCGCCCGAGCATCCGCGACTTGCGCGGCTACGTCCCCGGCGAGCAGCCGCACGATCGCCGGTACATCAAGCTCAATACCAACGAGAACCCCTACCCGCCGTCGCCGCGTGTCATAGAAGCCGTGCGCCGCGCCGCGTGTGAGGATCTGCGCTTGTATCCTGATCCGAGCGCCACCGAGTTGCGCTGCAAAGCGGCGGCGGTGTACGGCTTGTCACCCGCTCAGATAATCGCCGGCAACGGCTCCGACGAGCTGCTGGCTATGATCGTGCGGGCCTGCGCGGGCGCGGGCGATCACGTCGTCTATCCGATGCCAACCTATAGTTTGTACGACACACTGGTGGCGATCCAAGGTGCCGAAGCGGTGCACGTGCCGTTTGCGGAGGGTTTCGCCCTGCCGCTCGAAGCCCTGGCCGCGGCGGCGGGCCGAGTTACCTTTGTCTGCAATCCCAACGCGCCATCGGGGACGTTGACGCCGCTGGCAGTGATCGAGCAGCTCGCCCGCCGGGTGGCGGGCCTGCTGGTGGTGGACGAGGCCTACGTCGATTTTGCCCACGACAGCGCGCTGCCGCTGGTGCAGCGCTACCCCAACGTGGTGGTGCTGCGGACCTTCTCCAAGTCCTTCTCCCTCGCCGGCATGCGCATCGGTCTGGCCTTTGCCGACGAAGGCATTATCGCCGAACTCAACAAGGTCAAGGACTCGTACAACCTGAGTCGTTTGAGCTTGGTTGCGGCCACGGCGGCGCTGACCGACTACGCCTGGATGCAGGACAACGTCGCCCGCATTCGCCAAACGCGCGCGCGCTTGCTGGCGGGATTGCGCGCACTCGGTCTGGAGGTGCTGCCGAGCGAAGCCAACTTCGTGCTCGCCCGCAGCCGCGGGCGAGATATGGGCACGCTGCAGCGCCGACTGAAGGACGGCGGCATCCTGGTGCGGCACTTCGATACGCCGGAGCTGCGCGATGCGGTGCGGATCACGGTCGGCACCGACGCGGAGGTCGAGACGTTGTTGGAAACTATGGCTCCGTTGCTGGAGCGGCTGGATTGAGAACGCCGGCGCGCGGGCGCGCGCCTACTCCTCCTCGGCGCCGAACTGCTCGTCGCCGAGAGGCTCCTCTTCGCCCTCGTCCTCTTCGTCGTGTTCGCCAATTTGCGGGGCGGGGGCGGGCGGGACAGCGGGTGTGGGCTGTTCGAGGAAATCCTTCTGCTGCTTATCGAGCCGGGTGAAGAGGTAATCGCGCAGGAGGAAGACGGTGTCGCCGCCTTCGGCCATAGCGGTGTACTCGGTCTTAGTCGCTTCGGGTTGGCGACGCCCAATCAGGATCGTGCCGAGGCGCGCATCATTTGCGCCGATCAAAGCCAACGACAGGGCCGGCGGCTGCAGGCCGTAGTCGGCACGGTTGGCGGGATGATCGGCGGCGATGTCGAAGCCTTTGAGATCGTGCAAGTCGCTCAGATATTGGCTGATGGTGTTTTCCGCCGACTTGGCGTCGCCGGCCCCGTCAACCCGCCACTTCTGCTCGTCACCGCGGGTGAGCTTGACCGCCGTCCCATCGGCACGCGTGAGCTCGAGCCGGCGCACGGCCTCCTTGTCGAAGGCGAGCACGGTCTTATCGCGGAAGTCCTTCAGCTCCTTGTTGAGGTCGCGGAAGATCCACTCACTGACGGTGTAGATGGTGGGCTTCGCCGTCGATTTGACGAACAGCTCCTTCTTGTCGTTCTCTTTGCCGATCAGCAGCGTCTTCTGTTCGTCGCCCTGGGCGAGATGGAGCGTCAGGGCCAGGCGCGGAGCGTCCAAACCGTACGGCGCCAGGTCCTGCGCATCTTCGCTCGGGAAGTCGAGCGCGCGCATGGATCTGAGCGTCGAGAGCAAGGTCCGGATGGCTGACTGGTCGGCGGCATAACTGGCGGGCTGCTCGATCGCCCACTTGTCGTCCTTCTTGCTCAGCACGATATTCTGCTGGCTGCCGTGGATACCGATCTGCCGTACGTCGTCGTCCGCGAAGGCCAGGATGGTCTTGTCGCGCAGGTCCTTCGCTTGCTTGTCCATCCCCGAGCGAAAGGCGGAGGTCGTCAGGCGAATCTTCTTGTCGTCCTCGCGGCTGATGTAAGTGGAGAAGCCGACCGGGGTGTTCTTGCCTACCGTTACGGCCGGCAGCTCGCGGTCGCGCAGGCGCACCTTGATGGTCACCAGCGGGGTGTCGAGGCCGTAGACCGCGAGCTCGCTCTGGGGATTTTCCACTTCCTTCTTCACTTCGCAGTCGGCGATGGCGGTAACCAGGTTGCGCGCGGCGGTATCATCCGCGGCAGTGTCCAGCGGCTGCACCAGCCGCCAGCCACCGTCGGCCTGTTTCAGCTCGATGATGCGGTCAGCGTAGGTCAGGGTGACTTGCACGACCTCGTCGCTCTT
Protein-coding regions in this window:
- a CDS encoding M20 family peptidase; the protein is MSRQRALRLLLLALAGLATILLVRTARFTSKQVAVEPALPLALDRQALAERLAAALRIETVSHQEQSQISGEAFLAFHRYLGEQYPLVHRRLRREVVNGYSLLYTWEGSEPGRKPIILLSHLDVVPVEPGTEAQWSYPPFAGRIAEGFIWGRGALDDKFGVLGILEAVEALLGSGFQPRTTVYLAFGHDEELGGERGAQEIVNLLQSRAVAAEYVLDEGGALLRGLLPGLAMPVGAIGIAEKGSVSIELSARTEGGHSSAPPPRTAVGLVSSAVHEVERHPLPAELRGATRQLIEHIGPELPLLYRVVCANLWLFGGVLERLLANTPATNATLRTTTAATIIAGGVKENVLPASARAVINFRILPGDSVAGVLEHVRRAVGNPQVSVQALSAGREASAESPTDTAAFGVLRRTIREVYPEALVAPYLTLGATDARRYVALTQNIYRFTPIVGEPSDLARIHGTNERIALEHYEGAVQFFARLIQNSG
- a CDS encoding histidinol-phosphate transaminase is translated as MTAPLASFIRPSIRDLRGYVPGEQPHDRRYIKLNTNENPYPPSPRVIEAVRRAACEDLRLYPDPSATELRCKAAAVYGLSPAQIIAGNGSDELLAMIVRACAGAGDHVVYPMPTYSLYDTLVAIQGAEAVHVPFAEGFALPLEALAAAAGRVTFVCNPNAPSGTLTPLAVIEQLARRVAGLLVVDEAYVDFAHDSALPLVQRYPNVVVLRTFSKSFSLAGMRIGLAFADEGIIAELNKVKDSYNLSRLSLVAATAALTDYAWMQDNVARIRQTRARLLAGLRALGLEVLPSEANFVLARSRGRDMGTLQRRLKDGGILVRHFDTPELRDAVRITVGTDAEVETLLETMAPLLERLD
- a CDS encoding DUF4340 domain-containing protein — protein: MRFRTTLILLLVALGLGAYVYFVEFQKAEQEAQKKTLFEFKSDEVVQVTLTYADRIIELKQADGGWRLVQPLDTAADDTAARNLVTAIADCEVKKEVENPQSELAVYGLDTPLVTIKVRLRDRELPAVTVGKNTPVGFSTYISREDDKKIRLTTSAFRSGMDKQAKDLRDKTILAFADDDVRQIGIHGSQQNIVLSKKDDKWAIEQPASYAADQSAIRTLLSTLRSMRALDFPSEDAQDLAPYGLDAPRLALTLHLAQGDEQKTLLIGKENDKKELFVKSTAKPTIYTVSEWIFRDLNKELKDFRDKTVLAFDKEAVRRLELTRADGTAVKLTRGDEQKWRVDGAGDAKSAENTISQYLSDLHDLKGFDIAADHPANRADYGLQPPALSLALIGANDARLGTILIGRRQPEATKTEYTAMAEGGDTVFLLRDYLFTRLDKQQKDFLEQPTPAVPPAPAPQIGEHDEEDEGEEEPLGDEQFGAEEE